From Spartinivicinus ruber, the proteins below share one genomic window:
- a CDS encoding Y-family DNA polymerase: MKKIAIVDCNNFYASCERLFRPDLENKPIAVLSNQDGCIVARSNEVKKLGIKMGVPVFQVMHLIKQHNIQLFSSNYENYGVISERVMQILESFVPDTERYSIDEMFMELTHCKFIDSISDYSVMIKKQVMKQVGIPVSIGIAKTKTLAKLANHYAKQHPETGGVFDATDSTIQEELLKLMPLEEIWGVGHRLYKSLTNMGMKTAYDLACMPPTLIRQRYSVVLERTVRELNGESCIDLENEAPAKQQIICSRSFSQRLYKLEHLREAISTYTARAAEKLRAQGSSAHNITVSIRTSPFADVPQYRNSALVQLPHPTSDTRLLVEMATQGLHHIFRSGHAYAKAGVMLSEICEQQVIQQDLFTPMLDTPKSKRLMQVVDDINRRYPKGLFLASNGINPSWKLVRRHLSPHFFTNWDELPKVSLY, from the coding sequence ATGAAAAAAATCGCTATTGTTGATTGCAACAATTTTTATGCAAGTTGTGAACGTTTGTTCCGGCCTGACCTGGAAAATAAGCCAATAGCTGTCTTATCAAACCAAGATGGCTGTATTGTTGCGCGGTCAAATGAAGTAAAAAAACTAGGCATCAAAATGGGTGTACCAGTTTTTCAAGTAATGCACCTGATTAAACAACATAATATTCAACTATTTTCATCAAACTATGAAAATTACGGGGTTATCTCTGAGCGAGTCATGCAGATACTTGAGTCATTCGTACCTGACACCGAGCGTTACTCTATTGATGAAATGTTCATGGAGCTAACTCATTGCAAGTTTATTGATTCTATCTCTGATTACTCTGTAATGATTAAAAAACAAGTCATGAAGCAAGTTGGCATACCTGTCAGTATTGGTATTGCTAAAACAAAAACGCTAGCCAAACTTGCAAATCATTATGCTAAGCAGCACCCTGAAACGGGTGGTGTATTTGACGCAACTGATTCAACCATTCAAGAAGAACTGCTCAAGCTCATGCCATTGGAGGAAATATGGGGGGTTGGGCACCGCCTTTATAAGTCACTTACTAATATGGGGATGAAAACGGCTTATGACCTGGCCTGTATGCCGCCCACGTTAATCCGACAACGCTATAGTGTTGTTTTAGAGCGTACTGTTCGAGAGCTTAATGGAGAGTCTTGTATTGATTTAGAAAACGAAGCTCCCGCTAAGCAACAAATCATCTGTAGTCGTTCGTTTTCACAACGCCTTTATAAGCTGGAGCATCTGAGAGAAGCGATTAGCACCTATACAGCACGAGCGGCAGAAAAGCTACGAGCCCAGGGATCATCTGCACATAACATTACTGTTTCTATTCGTACTAGCCCCTTTGCGGATGTACCACAATACCGTAATAGCGCTTTGGTGCAGCTCCCCCACCCAACTTCTGATACACGACTACTGGTAGAAATGGCAACCCAAGGGCTTCACCATATTTTCAGGTCTGGTCATGCCTATGCTAAGGCTGGAGTCATGTTGAGTGAGATTTGTGAGCAACAAGTTATACAACAAGACTTGTTCACCCCCATGCTAGATACACCAAAATCTAAACGCTTAATGCAAGTAGTTGATGACATCAATAGACGTTATCCTAAAGGGCTATTCTTAGCTAGTAATGGTATTAATCCTTCGTGGAAGTTAGTAAGACGTCACCTGTCACCTCACTTTTTTACTAACTGGGATGAGCTGCCGAAAGTCTCGCTATACTGA
- a CDS encoding LexA family protein, giving the protein MRVEQVDRAQLLELDSLQTAPLYLEAVEAGFPSPASDYVTAEINLHDYMVKHPAATFFVKASGYSMTNGGIQPGDLLVVDRSIEAKSGNIVIAALDGDLTVKQLKIKDAQSWLVPMNPNFSPIEIKEQDCIIWGVVVYIIHKSYP; this is encoded by the coding sequence ATGCGCGTAGAACAAGTTGATAGAGCCCAACTGCTTGAGCTAGATAGCCTTCAAACGGCTCCACTCTATCTAGAGGCAGTAGAGGCAGGTTTTCCAAGCCCTGCATCTGACTATGTGACAGCTGAGATTAACCTTCACGATTACATGGTCAAACACCCCGCTGCGACCTTCTTTGTCAAAGCATCGGGCTATTCTATGACCAATGGAGGTATTCAGCCAGGAGACTTACTTGTTGTAGACCGCTCGATAGAAGCCAAGTCAGGGAATATTGTTATTGCTGCTCTGGATGGAGACTTAACCGTCAAACAATTAAAGATTAAAGATGCTCAGAGCTGGCTTGTTCCTATGAACCCCAATTTTTCTCCTATCGAGATTAAAGAGCAAGACTGCATCATTTGGGGTGTTGTTGTTTATATTATTCACAAAAGCTATCCATGA
- a CDS encoding extracellular solute-binding protein, whose amino-acid sequence MYYLLAFLILIFSEVSFAKSFRILNWSAYIDDSVLQDFGKKHNVDIKYDTFDDLDGFRQKFLVKSKEDAYDVVFPPVDYVPALIERKVLYKLDKSLLPNIDKLSDTSIADLKKYDSTNEYILPYLWGTVGLGINVDQVKKTLNQDNIPNSWKLVFDPVFAEKLSSCGISYLDSEIEIFPLTLNYLGKSGQSKERSDIVLASKHLRKIAPTIKYFDSEEYIDRLKDGKICITIGYSGDIFQAISDAEEEKKGYELKYIIPEEGSTRWIDAVAIPSNSNNLKTAHAFLNYLMEPEVIAKISNFVWYANNVPSSTSLVEDEIVNDKSIYPSPDVESRLFSIPKYELRFQRSMVRYWTRVKCSQGVVECRAPVSGLPGF is encoded by the coding sequence ATGTACTATTTACTTGCTTTTCTTATTCTTATCTTCTCAGAAGTCTCCTTTGCTAAGTCTTTTAGAATCTTAAATTGGTCTGCATACATTGACGACTCAGTGCTACAAGACTTTGGAAAAAAACACAACGTAGATATAAAATACGATACTTTTGATGACCTCGATGGTTTTAGACAAAAGTTTTTGGTTAAGTCCAAAGAAGATGCTTACGATGTAGTTTTTCCACCAGTTGATTATGTACCAGCTCTTATAGAGCGGAAGGTACTATACAAACTTGATAAAAGCCTTCTACCTAATATTGATAAACTTTCCGACACTTCCATAGCAGATTTAAAAAAGTATGACTCAACTAACGAGTATATACTTCCCTATCTTTGGGGAACAGTAGGGCTAGGTATCAATGTTGATCAGGTAAAGAAAACTCTCAATCAAGATAATATTCCTAACTCCTGGAAACTTGTATTTGATCCTGTATTTGCAGAAAAACTATCATCATGTGGTATTTCTTACTTAGATAGTGAAATTGAAATCTTCCCTTTAACTCTAAACTACTTAGGAAAGTCAGGACAATCAAAAGAACGTTCAGATATAGTATTAGCCTCTAAACACCTAAGAAAAATAGCACCGACAATAAAGTACTTCGATTCTGAAGAATATATTGATCGACTAAAAGATGGAAAAATATGTATTACCATCGGTTACTCAGGTGATATCTTTCAGGCTATTTCTGATGCAGAGGAAGAGAAAAAAGGCTATGAGTTAAAATACATAATCCCAGAGGAAGGCTCAACTCGTTGGATAGATGCTGTCGCCATACCAAGCAATAGCAATAACCTTAAAACTGCCCATGCCTTCTTAAACTATCTAATGGAACCAGAAGTTATTGCTAAAATATCTAATTTTGTGTGGTACGCAAACAATGTTCCCTCCTCAACGTCATTAGTTGAAGATGAAATAGTTAATGACAAATCAATTTACCCCTCTCCTGATGTAGAATCCCGGCTATTTTCAATACCAAAATACGAATTAAGATTCCAACGATCAATGGTTAGGTACTGGACACGAGTCAAATGTTCCCAGGGAGTTGTTGAATGCAGAGCTCCTGTATCTGGACTCCCAGGATTCTAA
- a CDS encoding arsinothricin resistance N-acetyltransferase ArsN1 family B — MIRQAKPCDAENIANIYNHYISNTVITFEEESISADEMNNRIQEIMSMGLPWLIAEKNGEIVGYAYASKWNGRCAYRFSVEATVYLSPSAKSEGWGTKLYEELFSMLRESSIHVVIGGIALPNPASIALHEKFGMEKVAHFKEVGFKFGQWVDVGYWQVELSA; from the coding sequence ATGATTCGACAGGCTAAACCATGTGATGCAGAAAATATTGCAAATATTTATAACCATTATATTTCCAATACAGTAATTACATTTGAGGAAGAAAGTATTTCAGCTGATGAAATGAATAATCGTATTCAGGAAATCATGTCAATGGGGTTGCCTTGGTTAATTGCAGAGAAAAATGGCGAAATTGTAGGATATGCCTATGCAAGTAAATGGAATGGCCGGTGTGCTTATCGCTTTTCTGTTGAAGCCACAGTGTATCTATCCCCGTCAGCGAAATCTGAAGGCTGGGGAACTAAGCTGTACGAGGAGTTATTTTCTATGCTTAGAGAAAGCTCTATTCATGTAGTTATAGGCGGTATTGCTTTGCCTAACCCTGCCAGCATAGCCTTACATGAAAAATTCGGGATGGAAAAAGTAGCCCATTTTAAGGAAGTAGGATTTAAATTTGGTCAATGGGTGGATGTTGGTTATTGGCAGGTGGAACTCAGTGCTTAG
- a CDS encoding alpha/beta fold hydrolase, giving the protein MTQSLLKKALTQYAADKPETTEDPFSPQFISVGKYKIRYTHKEKPLAPTLLLLNGLPQSIRMWESSIEAFSDKFDVLAFDIPGFGLSQANEADMSPSNLSEVIVQVMDYFNIEQAHLVGPDVGVPIALTAVINHPQRFLSLNIFDGPGSYPPKLSPILMAVIKSRFVRWLAKGLNRKPVMKTNFLTAVNEGYHHYKPTKRAVKEYYDIAYDVQAHNCAISFFGTYSKELPWIEQKLKEIKVPTLITWGKQDPFVLVENAEFLAKCIPNNKLVIFENASHFSSEDAGQDYVDLLIDWIEGGFYSHKTDVQCNHFSTF; this is encoded by the coding sequence ATGACACAATCTCTTTTGAAAAAAGCACTAACTCAGTACGCCGCTGATAAACCCGAAACCACTGAAGACCCGTTTTCTCCACAATTTATATCAGTAGGGAAATATAAAATTCGCTACACCCACAAAGAAAAGCCGCTCGCACCTACCCTGCTACTGTTGAACGGTCTACCTCAGAGCATCCGTATGTGGGAATCCTCCATTGAAGCCTTCAGCGATAAGTTTGACGTATTGGCCTTTGATATCCCAGGGTTTGGTTTATCGCAAGCAAACGAAGCAGATATGTCGCCAAGTAACCTGAGCGAAGTGATTGTTCAGGTAATGGACTACTTCAATATCGAACAAGCCCACTTAGTAGGACCAGACGTTGGGGTACCCATTGCCCTGACCGCCGTGATTAATCATCCCCAACGATTCCTGAGTTTAAATATTTTTGATGGACCAGGCAGCTATCCACCAAAACTGTCGCCTATTTTGATGGCAGTGATCAAATCACGTTTTGTTCGGTGGTTAGCGAAAGGCCTGAATAGAAAGCCTGTGATGAAAACTAACTTTTTAACCGCAGTCAACGAAGGGTATCATCACTACAAACCGACTAAACGCGCGGTAAAAGAATATTATGATATTGCCTATGACGTTCAGGCCCACAATTGTGCGATTAGTTTCTTTGGCACTTATTCAAAAGAACTGCCGTGGATTGAGCAGAAACTAAAAGAAATTAAAGTTCCCACCTTGATAACGTGGGGCAAACAAGATCCGTTTGTATTAGTTGAAAACGCAGAATTTTTAGCCAAATGCATTCCCAATAACAAGTTAGTTATATTTGAAAATGCATCACACTTTTCTTCAGAAGATGCAGGGCAAGACTACGTGGATTTGTTAATTGATTGGATTGAAGGTGGCTTTTACTCACATAAAACGGATGTGCAATGTAATCATTTTTCTACGTTTTAG
- a CDS encoding winged helix-turn-helix transcriptional regulator: MGLQKDNERRVFLNNEECPIRNVVAQIGDKWSILILFALVDGPDRFNSLKSRIEGISQRMLTQTLRDLERDGFVLRTVYPQVPVKVEYELTELGKGLSASVWKLVSWAGDHHADIRKARKQYDEESER; encoded by the coding sequence ATGGGGTTACAAAAAGACAATGAAAGACGCGTTTTTCTGAATAATGAGGAATGTCCCATTCGTAATGTGGTGGCTCAAATCGGTGATAAATGGTCCATTCTGATTCTGTTTGCGTTGGTTGACGGCCCAGATCGCTTCAACTCTCTAAAGTCACGTATTGAAGGGATCTCACAACGTATGCTGACACAAACCCTCCGCGATTTAGAGCGCGATGGTTTTGTACTCCGTACAGTTTATCCCCAGGTTCCGGTGAAAGTAGAATATGAGCTAACAGAGCTGGGGAAAGGTCTATCTGCTTCCGTATGGAAGTTAGTATCTTGGGCAGGTGATCATCATGCCGATATCCGCAAAGCACGAAAACAATACGATGAAGAAAGTGAAAGATAG
- a CDS encoding substrate-binding periplasmic protein: MYPPAPKREQDIEELLQILIDVSKKEFGPCNLMAYDEEVNEAKFRYYISHEIVFDVIWSSATPYLEKHLTPIWQPIRKGVLGYRIFLIRKQDQPKFSRIKRLADLKKLTVGQGRFWNDVKVFQANGITVRTSADYESLFKMLAKGRIDYFSRGFNEAPAEYDDRVGRLPNLHIEQDILVYYPWPKFFYVSKKKPLLVKRLTQAFQRIKANGQYDKWFWKHNKEAIKRAKLESRRLFRLNNPLFTKQELLDDKSLWFDPFK; encoded by the coding sequence GTGTACCCACCTGCACCTAAGAGAGAACAAGATATTGAAGAATTACTACAAATTCTCATTGATGTATCAAAGAAAGAGTTTGGGCCTTGTAATTTGATGGCTTATGATGAGGAAGTCAACGAAGCGAAGTTTCGATATTATATCTCACATGAAATAGTATTTGATGTGATATGGAGTAGTGCCACACCCTATCTTGAAAAGCACTTGACTCCCATTTGGCAGCCTATACGAAAAGGTGTATTAGGTTACCGTATTTTCCTCATTCGTAAACAGGATCAGCCCAAGTTTTCTAGAATTAAAAGGTTAGCTGACTTAAAAAAACTCACTGTAGGCCAAGGTCGTTTTTGGAATGATGTAAAAGTATTTCAAGCAAATGGTATTACAGTCAGAACCAGTGCAGATTATGAAAGTCTTTTTAAAATGTTGGCTAAGGGTCGGATAGACTATTTCTCAAGAGGTTTTAATGAGGCACCAGCTGAATATGATGACCGTGTAGGACGTTTGCCTAACTTACATATTGAGCAAGATATTTTGGTCTACTATCCCTGGCCTAAATTTTTCTATGTGTCTAAGAAAAAACCATTGCTAGTGAAAAGGTTGACACAAGCTTTTCAACGAATAAAAGCTAATGGTCAATATGACAAATGGTTTTGGAAACACAATAAAGAAGCAATTAAAAGAGCTAAATTGGAGTCAAGGCGTTTATTCAGATTAAATAATCCTCTTTTTACTAAACAAGAATTACTCGATGACAAGTCTTTATGGTTTGACCCATTTAAATAA
- a CDS encoding phage tail protein yields MHMVELAGAGTPFILVASTGEILGYWCIIQVNESGSYQDKEGKCCKIEFSVSITYYGDEWGMQQVLDANPRLVIGCSITSRSNNKAS; encoded by the coding sequence ATTCATATGGTAGAGCTTGCCGGTGCAGGTACGCCTTTTATTTTGGTAGCTAGTACCGGCGAAATACTTGGTTACTGGTGTATTATCCAAGTGAACGAAAGCGGCTCTTACCAGGATAAGGAAGGTAAGTGCTGTAAGATTGAATTCAGTGTGAGCATAACCTACTATGGCGATGAGTGGGGTATGCAGCAGGTGTTAGATGCGAACCCTAGATTGGTAATTGGGTGCTCAATTACCAGCAGGAGTAATAATAAAGCTTCCTGA
- a CDS encoding aromatic ring-hydroxylating oxygenase subunit alpha, producing the protein MIISLEPFFKKFYYPICHVSKLEKGPFAFTLMKQPIIIWLDKNKEPAAIDNKCCHRWAKLTNGNIIEGNIQCPYHGWEYNAQGQCVRIPQYSEQKIPASYKIKSYYCKKLYDYVWVALENPIMPIPDIPEFFKTNYRTIHFENRNWHCSPLAGIENNFDNAHHHYVHTQLGDQASAIPRRPDIVQETANGLYFKSDINNYGNSLQAKAWNIKNFSKMNLSREFYWFIPFTVKMILYLPNNLCNITIYSYTPIDETTCLWVSFVIRNDAEVDVKTSDIMALSLAISYEDEAILKEVSPDVPLTLNDQKNMESDYVSLIIRKRLSELLSSHKY; encoded by the coding sequence ATGATAATTTCTTTAGAGCCGTTTTTTAAAAAATTTTATTACCCAATATGCCATGTCAGCAAATTAGAGAAGGGGCCGTTTGCATTTACGTTAATGAAACAACCAATAATAATTTGGCTTGATAAGAATAAAGAACCTGCGGCTATAGATAATAAATGTTGTCACAGATGGGCAAAACTAACAAATGGAAATATCATTGAAGGAAATATTCAATGCCCATATCATGGGTGGGAATATAATGCACAAGGACAGTGTGTAAGAATACCTCAGTACTCAGAACAAAAAATTCCTGCTAGCTATAAAATAAAATCATACTATTGTAAAAAATTATATGACTATGTCTGGGTAGCACTTGAAAATCCAATTATGCCCATTCCTGACATCCCAGAGTTTTTTAAAACAAACTATCGTACGATTCATTTTGAAAATAGAAATTGGCATTGTAGCCCCTTAGCAGGGATAGAAAATAATTTTGATAATGCACATCATCATTATGTTCATACACAACTAGGTGATCAAGCTAGTGCTATACCTCGCCGCCCTGATATTGTTCAAGAAACAGCAAATGGTTTATATTTTAAATCAGACATAAATAACTATGGTAATTCATTACAAGCAAAAGCATGGAATATTAAAAATTTTTCCAAAATGAATCTTTCTAGAGAATTTTACTGGTTTATACCGTTTACTGTAAAAATGATATTATATTTGCCAAATAATTTATGTAATATAACAATTTATTCATATACTCCTATTGATGAAACTACGTGTCTATGGGTAAGTTTTGTTATTCGTAATGATGCAGAAGTAGATGTTAAAACCTCTGATATTATGGCATTAAGCCTAGCTATTAGCTATGAGGATGAGGCTATATTAAAAGAAGTTAGTCCAGATGTACCATTAACACTAAATGATCAAAAAAATATGGAGTCTGATTATGTATCACTTATTATAAGAAAAAGACTGTCAGAGCTACTATCATCACATAAGTATTAA
- a CDS encoding transporter, whose protein sequence is MKILGPLIYSLIAAFGNALFATGQKKAAYLDNTLIFIAVSGWFFVILVTLAAPLFGSSNYLEIVKSSWQWALLSGIGLLLTCVGFHFLYTKYGASNYVLYATLSIVTTSLVVGILIFKESFNFFHWLACIFSLLAIIFFSLGNISISDHF, encoded by the coding sequence ATGAAAATTTTAGGTCCATTAATTTACTCTTTAATTGCTGCATTTGGCAATGCTCTATTTGCTACTGGCCAAAAGAAAGCCGCCTATCTTGACAATACTTTAATATTTATTGCTGTATCAGGTTGGTTTTTTGTTATTTTAGTAACCTTGGCAGCCCCACTATTTGGATCATCCAATTATTTGGAAATAGTTAAGTCCAGTTGGCAATGGGCATTACTTAGTGGTATAGGCCTATTACTAACATGTGTAGGATTTCATTTTCTATATACGAAATATGGAGCATCAAACTATGTTTTATATGCAACATTATCAATAGTTACCACATCACTTGTTGTAGGAATTCTAATCTTCAAAGAGAGTTTTAATTTCTTTCATTGGTTAGCATGTATTTTTTCATTACTTGCTATAATTTTTTTTAGTTTGGGCAATATTTCAATCTCAGACCATTTTTAG
- the ovoA gene encoding 5-histidylcysteine sulfoxide synthase translates to MPSIQALETLDLQNSFIVKKTVTLNGRKLSEKRKELLSYFHDTFSIYESIFECLINEDVFYIRPNHLRHPLIFYYGHTAVFFINKLNVAGLISTRIDPKLESILAIGVDEMSWDDLHDEHYDWPTPNQVRDYREKTRKLVDQFIRTTDFSLPIDWQDPMWIILMGIEHERIHLETTSVLIRELPIECVKPHPIWSNICLTSNEPPINELLFVKGGPITLGKSKNNPLYGWDNEYGISHNEVKDFKASKYLVSNKEYFDFVNDNGYHQEKYWDEEGWQWVQSRNHKLPTYWLKVGNNFKYRTMLDIIDMPWDWPVDVNHYEAKAFCNWKSTVLEKNIRLPTEAEWYTLRNLVDTDQPYWNPAPGNINLEYETSSCPINRHAFANGFYDIIGNVWQWTETPIDSYEGFTVHPAYDDFSTPTFDGKHFIFKGGCWISTGNYAIKDSRYAFRRHFFQHAGLRYVEAAPMPKPNLNVYETDTTVSQYIEFHYGESYFNVPNFPVTCAQYCNKLTEGIPTRRALDIGCGAGRASFELAKVFDHVDAVDFSTRIIQAPTNLQKHGCQRYTIQEEGDLITYKEIRIDDFNYQSVKDRVSFLQGDACNLNTKFTSYDLVFAGNLIDRLYDPAKFLKLIKDRICPGGLLVITSPYTWLSDFTKREYWLGGFKASTGESYTTLDSLQDYLTPDFYLLKKPIDIPFVIRETKRKYQHSLSEISVWKKKD, encoded by the coding sequence ATGCCTTCAATACAAGCTTTAGAAACACTTGACTTGCAAAATAGCTTTATTGTAAAAAAAACGGTTACATTAAATGGAAGAAAACTTTCAGAAAAAAGAAAGGAGTTACTAAGCTATTTTCATGACACATTTTCTATTTATGAGAGTATTTTTGAATGTTTAATAAATGAGGATGTATTTTACATCCGGCCTAATCATCTACGTCACCCATTAATTTTTTATTATGGTCATACAGCAGTTTTTTTCATCAATAAACTCAATGTTGCAGGATTAATTTCAACACGCATCGATCCCAAGTTAGAATCAATATTGGCCATTGGTGTTGATGAAATGTCGTGGGATGATCTTCATGACGAACATTATGACTGGCCAACACCTAATCAGGTCCGAGATTACAGAGAAAAAACACGTAAGCTTGTTGATCAATTTATTCGAACAACAGATTTCTCATTACCAATAGATTGGCAAGATCCTATGTGGATAATTTTAATGGGTATTGAACATGAACGTATACATTTAGAAACGACATCCGTACTCATTAGAGAGCTACCTATAGAATGTGTTAAACCTCATCCTATATGGAGTAATATCTGTTTAACCAGTAATGAACCTCCAATCAATGAGTTGCTTTTTGTTAAAGGTGGTCCTATCACCTTGGGAAAATCAAAAAATAATCCACTCTATGGTTGGGATAATGAATATGGTATATCTCATAACGAAGTAAAAGACTTTAAAGCTAGTAAATATCTTGTATCAAATAAAGAGTATTTTGATTTTGTTAATGACAATGGATACCACCAAGAGAAGTATTGGGATGAAGAAGGCTGGCAGTGGGTTCAATCTCGTAATCACAAATTGCCAACTTACTGGCTCAAAGTAGGTAATAACTTTAAATACCGAACTATGCTTGACATTATCGACATGCCTTGGGATTGGCCTGTTGATGTAAATCATTATGAAGCAAAAGCGTTTTGCAATTGGAAGTCTACCGTATTAGAAAAAAATATACGTTTACCAACTGAAGCCGAATGGTATACGCTACGTAATCTAGTAGATACAGATCAACCATACTGGAATCCAGCTCCAGGAAACATTAATTTAGAGTATGAAACGTCATCATGTCCTATAAACCGACACGCTTTTGCTAATGGCTTCTATGACATAATTGGTAATGTTTGGCAATGGACTGAAACCCCTATTGATTCTTATGAAGGGTTTACAGTACACCCAGCCTACGATGATTTTTCAACCCCTACATTTGATGGTAAACATTTTATATTTAAAGGGGGTTGTTGGATTTCAACAGGAAACTACGCGATAAAAGACTCTCGTTATGCATTTCGTCGTCATTTTTTTCAGCATGCAGGTCTCCGTTATGTGGAAGCAGCACCAATGCCAAAACCTAATTTAAATGTTTATGAAACAGATACTACAGTTTCTCAATATATCGAATTCCATTATGGTGAATCCTATTTTAATGTTCCAAATTTTCCTGTAACTTGTGCACAATACTGTAATAAACTTACAGAAGGTATACCAACTCGTCGTGCTCTAGATATCGGTTGTGGTGCTGGTCGTGCAAGTTTTGAGCTAGCAAAAGTCTTTGATCATGTGGATGCTGTAGATTTTTCAACACGAATTATACAAGCACCTACTAACTTACAAAAGCATGGATGTCAACGATATACCATTCAAGAAGAAGGCGATCTCATCACCTATAAAGAGATACGTATTGATGATTTTAACTATCAAAGTGTTAAAGATCGAGTTTCCTTTTTGCAAGGAGATGCTTGTAATCTAAACACCAAGTTTACGAGTTATGACCTCGTTTTTGCTGGAAACCTAATAGATCGGTTATATGATCCTGCTAAGTTTTTAAAGCTCATTAAAGATCGTATTTGCCCAGGAGGGCTGCTGGTCATCACATCACCATATACTTGGCTTAGTGATTTTACAAAGCGTGAATATTGGCTAGGTGGTTTCAAAGCTAGCACAGGAGAATCATACACAACATTAGATAGCTTACAGGATTATTTAACACCTGACTTTTACCTACTAAAAAAACCTATTGATATCCCTTTTGTTATTCGTGAGACAAAACGTAAATATCAACACTCTTTATCCGAAATATCTGTATGGAAAAAAAAGGACTAA
- a CDS encoding substrate-binding periplasmic protein has product MEKKGLKTMHAITSSLQLVTPGVLTVGTIEQVKPMTYRDSDGNWKGLELDILKLIAEHMKLAIHFITFPFDHIWLRPKQKECDIISAVLTILPERSAEGAVFSNPVFEFGQSLLIRANDSYYIHSLHDLVNKKIGAVKNTMGEIYLRKYAPKHAEIICYQYTDDVLNALQNNEIDAFARGEPCNGYIAQQQPEFNIIDIKPSLEKVGFAIAKENDKLLNIVNSELKNMSENGTLSKLRKFWKAYNIHLL; this is encoded by the coding sequence ATGGAAAAAAAAGGACTAAAAACCATGCATGCTATTACCTCCTCATTGCAACTGGTAACACCCGGTGTACTTACTGTAGGAACAATTGAACAAGTTAAACCCATGACTTATCGGGATAGTGATGGAAATTGGAAAGGATTAGAATTAGACATTCTAAAACTCATTGCAGAACATATGAAACTTGCAATACATTTTATAACTTTTCCTTTTGATCATATTTGGTTACGTCCCAAACAGAAAGAATGTGATATAATATCAGCCGTTCTTACTATACTCCCCGAGCGTTCAGCTGAAGGGGCAGTGTTTTCAAATCCTGTTTTTGAATTTGGTCAATCATTGCTCATTCGTGCAAATGATTCATACTATATTCATTCATTACATGACTTGGTAAATAAAAAAATTGGTGCAGTAAAAAATACGATGGGTGAAATCTACTTACGAAAGTATGCTCCTAAACATGCAGAAATTATATGTTATCAATATACTGATGATGTTCTAAACGCCCTTCAAAATAATGAAATTGATGCTTTTGCTCGTGGAGAACCGTGCAATGGATATATTGCACAACAACAGCCAGAGTTTAATATAATAGATATTAAACCGAGTCTTGAAAAAGTTGGCTTTGCAATAGCTAAAGAGAATGATAAATTACTGAATATCGTTAATAGTGAATTAAAAAATATGAGTGAAAATGGTACCTTGTCCAAATTAAGGAAATTTTGGAAAGCTTATAATATTCACTTGCTTTAA